One region of Oryza glaberrima chromosome 7, OglaRS2, whole genome shotgun sequence genomic DNA includes:
- the LOC127778930 gene encoding CASP-like protein 1D1, translating to MATVDGTTAPSSGGKTATVASESGGGRYGGPAPAKCSGANLALRALLFAVSLSALVVLVTAKQTVMVPFVIRPPQFILAPVPAKYTHSPALIYLLAALCATCFYSLITAISSVRLLSSSACSAKTLFYLILLDVFYAAVMASATGTAGAVAWVGLKGNSHTRWNKICNVYGKFCRHIGSSTFLALIAAIVLVLLAFLNAYSLYRRSR from the exons ATGGCCACCGTGGATGGCACAACGgcgccgagctccggcggcaagacggcgacggtggcgtcggagtcgggcggcggccgctaCGGTGGGCCGGCTCCGGCGAAATGCTCCGGCGCCAACCTGGCCCTGAGGGCGCTGCTCTTCGCCGTGTCGCTGTCCGCGCTCGTGGTGCTTGTCACCGCCAAGCAGACGGTGATGGTCCCGTTCGTCATCCGGCCGCCGCAGTTCATCCTCGCGCCGGTCCCCGCCAAGTACACGCACTCACCGGCGCTCAT ATATCTGCTGGCTGCGCTGTGCGCGACGTGCTTTTACAGCCTGATCACGGCCATCAGCTCGGTGAGGTTGCTCTCCAGCTCGGCTTGCTCTGCCAAGACGCTCTTCTACCTCATCCTGCTTGATGTG TTCTACGCAGCTGTGATGGCATCGGCGACCGGGACAGCGGGGGCCGTGGCGTGGGTGGGGCTGAAGGGGAACTCCCACACCCGGTGGAACAAGATATGCAACGTCTACGGCAAGTTCTGCCGCCACATCGGCAGCTCCACCTTCCTCGCCCTCATCGCCGCCATCGTTctcgtcctcctcgccttcctcaACGCCTACTCCCTCTACCGCCGAAGCCGTTGA